One Mya arenaria isolate MELC-2E11 chromosome 5, ASM2691426v1 genomic window carries:
- the LOC128233460 gene encoding uncharacterized protein LOC128233460 produces MSVEDLKRYNSLIRSTSCSNVTCDMSQEQSFTFGLNFSETSVSLLFVEAKIVHPMFTYKLLVWRSSKQYPVGLAQSAARSFAGWKIGVIAVLICLGIGGIVGIICCIYKYKKNKEQEEEEEEKKIEEEKKKEEPEKKEKEEEEENKKRMTREEEKKREEKKKEEEQNRVSSISFHSDLRDNTLYHRLRRLCTHGCETVAPALLGAVYKKEPMTLPS; encoded by the exons ATGTCTGTTGAAGATTTGAAAAGGTATAACAGTTTGATCAGAAGCACATCGTGTTCTAACGTAACCTGTGATATGTCGCAGGAACAAAGTTTTACTTTTGGACTTAATTTTAGCGAAACAAGTGTATCCCTTTTATTCGTCGAGGCAAAAATCGTTCACCCGATGTTTACATATAAGCTGCTTGTCTGGAGGTCTTCAAAGCAGTATCCAGTTG GGTTGGCGCAATCAGCAGCAAGAAGTTTTGCTGGGTGGAAAATAGGTGTTATTGCCGTCTTGATATGTTTAGGCATTGGAGGCATTGTAGGCATCATATGCTGTATATATAAG tataaGAAGAATAAAGAGCAGGAGgaagaggaggaggagaagAAAATAGAGGAGGAGAAGAAGAAGGAGGAGCCTGAGAAGAAGgagaaggaggaggaggaggagaataAGAAGAGGATGACGAGGGAGGAGGAGAAGAAGAGGGAGGAGAAGAAAAAGGAGGAGGAGCAAAATCGTGTATCCTCTATCAGTTTTCACTCCGATTTAAGAGATAATACATTGTATCATCGGTTGCGTCGGCTATGTACACAcggatgcgaaacagtggctccagctcttttaggagctgtgtataaaaaggagccaatgacacttccgagctag